The nucleotide sequence TCAAACTTGGGTGCCGTGGGACGAATGTCCAATGTTGCATTATATCCAGCTGTTATATTAAAGTTGACAtggttaaaacaaaacaaaaagatacATTAGAAATTACATATATTGTGGGTCAAAGGTCATCACAGGCTAACTTTGGACTGCAGACCCTGGTTTGCCTTTTTTATATCTAAGAACCGGGGTGccaaatttgtaatattttttgtcaACAGGTTATCTGTGTCATGCAGCAGAAAGTGTGCACACGCAACACAGCGCTGTTTGTGAAGAACGGTCAGACGTGTGGAGCAGGGGCCCCTACTCAACTTCCTTTCCGCTGCCCACGATGTGGAGAGCACGAACGTTTTCACAGCCTTTCTTCCCTCAGATCTCACCTTGAATACAGCCACCCGTTTCACACTAAACATGACATCAGCTTCCTATCCACAAGGGATTTCTGTAACACAGACCATACGGAAGGCTGTAAAATCTCCAATTCCGACATGCATAAAGTACGTGACGCCGGCACCAATACTAACTCGACTGCGAGAGGAGAGCGCAAATACATGTTCACCGCTGAACGAGCTCCATCCCAGTATCCCGCTGAGCAAAAGCTCACGCTCCCCGAGAGGAGCCTCAGCGTTGGGGACGCGTCAGCTGGTGCCGTGCCCCTCTCGGCTCCGGTGGCGTCAGTGGAGAAGAGGCTGGAGGGGATGATGAGGACGGCCAATAGCAGCATGGAACGGCGTCTGCTGCGGCTGAGTTCGGAGCTGGCGCAGACAGACACGGCTATCCTGTGTGAGCGCGCCCATTCTCATCACCTGGCCCAGGAGAAACAGGAAGTGCTggagcgagagcgagcgctcAGCAGACAGGTGGACACAGCTGTTATGGTGATCGCCACTCTGAGGCAGCAGCTTAGCATCTCGGAGCACGAGTTGGAGCGGAGAGAACAGTGAGTGAAAAACCTAAAAGGTCTAAGGAtcgaaataaaaattctgtcatcatttactcaccctcatgccgttcctaaaccttaaaggggtggttctgtgttttttttctaggcttggttgtgtttatggggcgcagtataatatgtcttaatacttctttcttttttaaacgctgtatttttcttatatttgacctttattccacatcgtatccactgtcctttgaacggctcgtttgctttcTGCTTCTATGAACCCCATCCCTccaaaaaacgcaatggtcttagattggttagatggccaaatgtagtttcctgtatttttattggctgaagtggcAAGCACGGGTTGTCTGGAAATGCCGCgtcccttaccattacgggcagaagtcacatctgcgtgactagcaagggtttatgatgtcaccaacctgggaagaagctcattgtagtccaaaccggccgcttttgtaggcaataaactgctataactttaaaagacaatatctccgtttgcattgaactttcagcgctgtaactttgtaGATACtatttatgctcaagcagcaacattacacactaactaaagttaaaaaagtgacatgcaaccacccctttaagactttttttcatcttcagaacacaacttatatttttaatgaaacacaagagatttct is from Pseudorasbora parva isolate DD20220531a chromosome 10, ASM2467924v1, whole genome shotgun sequence and encodes:
- the znf365 gene encoding protein ZNF365 isoform X2, whose translation is MQQKVCTRNTALFVKNGQTCGAGAPTQLPFRCPRCGEHERFHSLSSLRSHLEYSHPFHTKHDISFLSTRDFCNTDHTEGCKISNSDMHKVRDAGTNTNSTARGERKYMFTAERAPSQYPAEQKLTLPERSLSVGDASAGAVPLSAPVASVEKRLEGMMRTANSSMERRLLRLSSELAQTDTAILCERAHSHHLAQEKQEVLERERALSRQVDTAVMVIATLRQQLSISEHELERREQEVVTIQKFLEAAAQHEMCGKVRLRRFIESLLRRISLAERLLEYYQSAPHRHYCTAHSVIRRSS
- the znf365 gene encoding protein ZNF365 isoform X1 — protein: MQQKVCTRNTALFVKNGQTCGAGAPTQLPFRCPRCGEHERFHSLSSLRSHLEYSHPFHTKHDISFLSTRDFCNTDHTEGCKISNSDMHKVRDAGTNTNSTARGERKYMFTAERAPSQYPAEQKLTLPERSLSVGDASAGAVPLSAPVASVEKRLEGMMRTANSSMERRLLRLSSELAQTDTAILCERAHSHHLAQEKQEVLERERALSRQVDTAVMVIATLRQQLSISEHELERREQEVVTIQKFLEAAAQHEMCGKVRLRRFIESLLRRISLAERLLEYYQSAPHRHYCTAHSVPLPSELGPHRITQSRSSGDHLETDEEQQLLGQSGWELSEGSAGRLGYDSWSQRRRSDGYEV